Proteins from one Mus musculus strain 129S6/SvEvTac chromosome 16 genomic contig, GRCm38.p6 alternate locus group 129S6/SvEvTac 129S6/SVEVTAC_MMCHR16_CTG1 genomic window:
- the Comt gene encoding catechol O-methyltransferase — protein sequence MLLAAVSLGLLLLAFLLLLRHLGWGLVAIGWFEFVQQPVHNLLMGGTKEQRILRHVQQHAKPGDPQSVLEAIDTYCSEKEWAMNVGDAKGQIMDAVIREYRPSLVLELGAYCGYSAVRMARLLPPGARLLTMEINPDYAAITQQMLDFAGLQDKVSILIGASQDLIPQLKKKYDVDTLDMVFLDHWKDRYLPDTLLLEECGLLRKGTVLLADNVIVPGTPDFLAYVRGSSSFECTHYSSYLEYMKVVDGLEKAVYQGPGSSPVKS from the exons ATGCTGTTGGCTGCTGTCTCATTGGGTCTCCTGTTGCTggccttcctcctgctcctgcgaCACCTAGGCTGGGGCTTGGTGGCTATTGGTTGGTTTGAGTTCGTGCAGCAGCCGGTCCACAACCTGCTCATGGGTGGCACAAAGGAGCAGCGCATCCTGCGCCATGTGCAGCAACACGCAAAGCCTGGAGACCCCCAGAGCGTCCTGGAGGCCATTGATACCTACTGCTCAGAGAAGGAGTGGGCCATGAACGTGGGTGACGCAAAAG GCCAAATCATGGATGCAGTGATTCGGGAGTACAGGCCCTCGCTGGTGCTGGAGCTAGGAGCTTATTGTGGCTACTCAGCCGTGCGAATGGCCCGCCTGCTGCCACCTGGAGCCAGGCTTCTCACCATGGAGATTAACCCTGACTACGCTGCCATCACCCAGCAAATGCTGGACTTCGCAGGCCTACAGGACAAA GTTTCCATCCTCATCGGGGCATCCCAGGACCTTATCCCCCAGCTGAAGAAGAAGTACGATGTGGACACATTAGACATGGTCTTTCTTGACCACTGGAAAGACCGCTACCTTCCAGACACACTTCTCCTGGAG GAATGTGGCCTGCTGCGCAAGGGGACGGTGCTCCTAGCTGACAATGTCATTGTCCCGGGAACCCCTGACTTCCTGGCGTATGTGAGGGGGAGCAGCAGCTTCGAGTGCACACACTACAGCTCATACCTGGAGTACATGAAAGTGGTGGACGGCTTGGAGAAGGCAGTCTACCAGGGTCCAGGCAGCAGCCCCGTGAAGTCCTGA